A single Pararhizobium sp. A13 DNA region contains:
- a CDS encoding sterol desaturase family protein, translating into MDDLKFGTRNKRGDWSPNGRIEVAPFWAWPPKVLKVLHWLPEYLWPWNAFHMATALAYWYLVVPDVETIKTLSWGWPLYLYAVNAAAIFVMYGSIELFYYVKRVQGNRFKYNVKFPSEQPSDVFWFKSQNIDNFMRSFFVSIPLWTVVEVLMLWSFANGSASWVNWDEHPYYLAALVFIAPVIHEVHFFIIHRLIHTPLLYKWIHSVHHNSVNPSPWSSLSMHPVEGFLYHAVALWHLVIPSNPIVALFQLHIAGFGAVNGHIGFEKLEITDETAVDSHAYAHYLHHKYFEVNYGGDGLIPLDKWLGTWHDGTKEGDAQMQARFQEKKARLNAKSAETLTQR; encoded by the coding sequence AGTCCTCAAAGTGCTGCATTGGCTTCCGGAATACCTCTGGCCGTGGAACGCATTCCATATGGCGACCGCCCTCGCCTATTGGTATCTGGTCGTTCCCGATGTCGAGACGATCAAGACATTGAGCTGGGGCTGGCCGCTTTATCTGTATGCGGTCAACGCGGCCGCGATCTTTGTCATGTATGGCTCTATCGAGCTTTTCTACTATGTGAAGCGTGTTCAGGGAAATCGCTTCAAATACAACGTCAAATTTCCATCTGAGCAGCCGTCTGACGTCTTCTGGTTCAAGAGCCAGAACATCGACAACTTCATGCGCAGTTTCTTCGTCTCGATCCCGCTTTGGACTGTCGTCGAAGTGCTGATGCTCTGGTCCTTCGCGAACGGCTCCGCTTCCTGGGTCAATTGGGACGAGCATCCCTACTACCTGGCCGCACTCGTCTTCATCGCGCCGGTCATTCACGAGGTGCATTTCTTTATTATCCACCGGCTGATCCACACGCCGCTGCTCTACAAGTGGATCCATTCCGTCCACCACAATTCGGTCAATCCCTCTCCCTGGTCATCGCTGTCCATGCATCCGGTGGAAGGATTTCTCTATCACGCCGTGGCCCTCTGGCATCTCGTCATCCCGTCCAATCCGATCGTGGCGCTCTTTCAGTTGCACATTGCCGGCTTTGGCGCGGTCAATGGTCACATTGGCTTCGAAAAGCTCGAGATCACCGACGAAACCGCGGTCGATAGCCACGCCTATGCTCACTACCTGCACCATAAATACTTCGAGGTGAACTACGGCGGCGACGGACTGATCCCGCTCGATAAGTGGCTTGGCACCTGGCACGACGGCACCAAGGAAGGTGACGCCCAGATGCAGGCCCGGTTCCAGGAAAAGAAAGCGCGGCTCAATGCCAAAAGTGCCGAGACTCTGACCCAAAGGTGA
- a CDS encoding sugar ABC transporter substrate-binding protein: MNKLKRLLTVAVAATMMATSATVVLAETKGAKIFVIGGKADDPFWSKVKKGADDAAKVVELTGGTVTWLGPQNYDNLGPDAADLIRTALSQNPSAIVGPDWVPEAMDEAFKAVVDAKVPLMIYNAGGMDAANNLGAMNYIGSDERVAGVAGGQYFGQEGGKNVLCVNTLPGAANTEARCGGIEEGVGANGGKAAQLPLPSTSFGNPTAVAEAIKAALLKDPTIDGVITISAGDGNSAANAIMQAGVADKVKLGTFDMDETALQRIKDGTQLFAIDQQPYLQGYLAVSLLNSYVNFGLDLPTKPILTGPGIIDSSNIDATLNGVAAGAR, translated from the coding sequence ATGAACAAACTGAAGCGCCTTTTGACGGTCGCGGTCGCTGCAACCATGATGGCGACAAGCGCCACCGTGGTTCTGGCGGAGACCAAGGGAGCAAAAATCTTTGTCATTGGTGGCAAGGCCGATGACCCGTTCTGGTCCAAGGTCAAGAAGGGGGCCGATGACGCCGCCAAGGTCGTGGAACTGACGGGCGGCACGGTGACCTGGCTGGGTCCGCAGAACTACGACAATTTGGGTCCTGACGCTGCCGATCTTATCCGCACGGCGCTCAGCCAGAATCCCAGCGCCATCGTCGGTCCGGACTGGGTACCGGAAGCCATGGACGAGGCCTTCAAGGCAGTCGTCGATGCGAAGGTTCCGCTGATGATCTACAATGCTGGCGGCATGGATGCGGCCAACAATCTGGGCGCCATGAACTATATCGGCAGCGATGAGCGTGTGGCCGGCGTCGCCGGCGGCCAGTATTTCGGCCAGGAAGGCGGCAAGAACGTCCTCTGTGTCAACACGCTGCCAGGTGCAGCCAACACCGAGGCACGTTGCGGTGGCATTGAAGAAGGTGTCGGTGCGAATGGGGGCAAGGCAGCCCAACTGCCGCTGCCGTCCACCAGCTTCGGCAATCCGACCGCAGTGGCCGAAGCCATTAAGGCGGCCCTGCTGAAGGACCCGACCATCGACGGCGTGATCACGATCAGTGCCGGCGACGGTAACAGTGCCGCCAATGCCATCATGCAGGCCGGCGTTGCTGACAAGGTTAAACTCGGCACGTTCGACATGGACGAAACGGCCTTGCAGCGCATCAAGGACGGCACGCAGCTCTTCGCGATCGACCAGCAGCCCTACCTGCAGGGCTATCTCGCTGTGTCGCTGCTCAACAGCTACGTCAATTTCGGGCTCGATCTGCCGACGAAGCCGATCTTGACCGGTCCGGGCATCATCGATTCCTCGAATATCGACGCAACGCTGAACGGTGTGGCGGCAGGCGCTCGCTGA
- a CDS encoding ABC transporter permease: protein MKSQTLAQPIDGAVAPVSSASKPSFGSLVRRPETGSLIGLIAVFTFFSIFGGANFLTAGGAASWLNVAAELGIIALPVGLLMIAGHLDLSVGSVIPASSMTIAIVSGYYQLPIAVGIVAALCLGVAVGYLNGVLVIRTKVPSFVVTLATLFAVAGLTLGLSVILAGSTSVALKSGPVAKFLLGHFVAGKFQVTIFWWIAFVLMIGFILSFSRYGNWILALGGDQVSARNAGIPTERLTISLFVGSGLCAAFVGLCQAILYNSAQVAAGQSFIFNSIIAVVIGGVLLTGGYGSVVGIVLGTLTFSVVNQGIFYTGFDANWASLIIGVLLLAAVLMNNTFRTMALNYAPRSKKGTR, encoded by the coding sequence ATGAAATCTCAAACGCTTGCTCAACCCATCGATGGAGCGGTCGCGCCGGTCTCGAGCGCTTCGAAGCCCTCGTTCGGCAGCCTCGTGCGCCGACCGGAAACAGGCTCGCTCATCGGGCTTATTGCGGTCTTCACCTTCTTCTCGATCTTCGGCGGCGCTAACTTCCTGACTGCCGGTGGCGCCGCAAGCTGGCTCAACGTCGCTGCCGAACTGGGGATCATCGCGCTTCCCGTCGGGCTGCTGATGATCGCCGGGCATCTCGATCTCTCGGTTGGATCGGTCATCCCCGCAAGTTCCATGACGATCGCCATCGTGTCGGGCTATTATCAGTTGCCGATTGCGGTCGGCATCGTCGCTGCGCTCTGTCTCGGCGTGGCCGTGGGCTATCTCAACGGCGTGCTGGTGATCCGGACCAAGGTCCCGTCCTTCGTTGTGACGCTCGCAACTCTGTTCGCAGTGGCCGGTCTCACGCTCGGCCTGTCGGTAATCCTCGCCGGAAGCACCAGCGTCGCGCTCAAAAGCGGGCCGGTCGCCAAGTTTCTGCTCGGCCACTTCGTGGCCGGAAAATTTCAGGTCACGATTTTCTGGTGGATCGCCTTTGTCCTGATGATCGGTTTCATTCTCAGCTTCTCGCGCTACGGCAACTGGATCCTCGCTTTGGGCGGCGATCAGGTGAGCGCCCGCAATGCCGGCATCCCGACGGAGCGCCTGACGATCTCGCTCTTCGTCGGCAGCGGTCTTTGCGCCGCTTTTGTTGGGCTTTGCCAGGCGATTCTCTATAACAGCGCGCAGGTCGCGGCGGGACAGTCGTTCATCTTCAATTCGATCATCGCGGTCGTTATCGGCGGCGTGCTGCTGACCGGCGGCTATGGTTCGGTCGTCGGCATCGTGCTCGGCACGCTCACCTTCTCGGTCGTCAACCAGGGCATTTTCTATACGGGCTTCGATGCCAACTGGGCGAGCCTGATCATCGGCGTCCTGCTGCTTGCGGCCGTGCTCATGAACAACACCTTCCGCACCATGGCGCTCAACTACGCGCCGCGCTCCAAGAAAGGGACCCGCTGA
- a CDS encoding ATP-binding cassette domain-containing protein yields MATPLLKLTGINKSFGPIDVLHDISLEVNAGEVLCLLGDNGAGKSTLIKILSGVHKPTSGSMEINGNAVTFDGPRDASNDGIATVHQFGGTFPLMSIGRSFFVGAEPTKRVGPFTVFDRKHANEVAVREMRELGITRIDDGDRLVGGLSGGERQALAIARAVHFGAKLLILDEPTAALGVKEAAHVLRIVLQARQKGIAVVFITHNVIHALTVGDHFAVLIRGSKAADFRKGEKSREEITDLMAGGEQMAELEAEIESYMVTSPDHPKAATHAP; encoded by the coding sequence ATGGCAACGCCCCTGCTCAAGCTGACCGGCATCAACAAGTCATTTGGCCCGATCGATGTGCTTCACGACATCTCGCTCGAGGTGAATGCTGGCGAAGTCCTCTGCCTGCTCGGCGACAACGGTGCCGGCAAGTCCACGCTGATCAAGATTCTCTCAGGTGTCCACAAGCCGACATCCGGCAGCATGGAAATCAATGGCAACGCCGTCACGTTCGACGGCCCCCGCGACGCCAGCAATGATGGGATTGCGACCGTCCACCAGTTCGGGGGTACGTTCCCGCTGATGAGCATCGGCCGATCATTCTTCGTCGGTGCCGAACCGACGAAGCGCGTCGGACCTTTTACGGTTTTCGACCGCAAGCATGCCAACGAGGTCGCCGTGAGAGAAATGCGCGAACTCGGAATCACACGTATCGACGATGGAGATCGCCTCGTCGGTGGCCTCTCGGGCGGCGAGCGTCAGGCTTTGGCGATCGCCCGAGCTGTTCACTTCGGGGCAAAACTCCTGATCCTTGATGAGCCCACAGCTGCGCTTGGGGTGAAGGAAGCAGCCCACGTCCTGCGCATCGTCCTTCAAGCACGCCAGAAGGGCATTGCCGTGGTCTTCATTACCCACAATGTCATCCATGCCCTGACTGTTGGCGACCACTTCGCCGTCCTCATCCGAGGCTCCAAGGCTGCGGACTTCCGCAAGGGCGAAAAGAGCCGGGAAGAGATCACCGATCTCATGGCCGGCGGTGAGCAGATGGCCGAACTGGAGGCGGAGATCGAAAGCTATATGGTCACAAGCCCAGATCATCCAAAAGCGGCAACGCATGCGCCGTGA
- a CDS encoding MocE family 2Fe-2S type ferredoxin: MPQWVEACGTDDVEQEEVIRFDHQGRTFCIFRSPEDDFYCTDGLCTHEKVHLADGLVMDHSIECPKHNGVFDYRTGEAMRMPVCINLKTFAVRVENDRVFIEI; encoded by the coding sequence ATGCCTCAATGGGTGGAAGCCTGTGGAACCGACGATGTGGAGCAGGAAGAAGTTATCCGGTTCGATCATCAGGGTCGAACATTCTGCATTTTTCGGAGCCCGGAAGACGACTTTTACTGCACGGACGGCCTTTGCACGCACGAGAAGGTGCATCTGGCCGACGGGCTGGTAATGGACCATTCGATCGAATGTCCGAAGCATAACGGCGTGTTTGACTATCGCACGGGTGAAGCGATGCGGATGCCGGTTTGCATCAACCTGAAAACATTTGCGGTCAGAGTCGAAAACGACCGCGTATTTATCGAGATTTAA
- a CDS encoding TIM barrel protein produces the protein MTTGLFALAACAEMLWRDRPIEWRASRLKDLGFGVGLWNWPDHDLAKLEATGATFTIMNGYLRGRLTDDEGAAELLRTARETAQVGKRLGVQRLNLHGTGLGDGGLPVQPIDVVTGTMWLKARDTLCRIVDLAEDEGVTFTLENLNLPVDHPGVPFGRAEDTLALVSAVNHPRLRLNLDLYHAQIGEGNLIELCRKSLPWIGEIQVADVPGRCEPGTGEVNWHGIAKALKTMGYSGPVGMEAFAAGDADAALEAFRNAFTV, from the coding sequence ATGACAACAGGATTATTCGCACTTGCCGCCTGCGCCGAGATGCTGTGGCGCGATCGCCCGATAGAGTGGCGCGCCAGCCGGCTGAAAGACTTGGGCTTTGGAGTTGGCCTTTGGAATTGGCCGGATCATGATCTGGCAAAACTGGAAGCGACGGGTGCCACCTTTACCATCATGAATGGTTACCTGCGTGGCCGGCTGACGGATGATGAGGGCGCGGCGGAACTCTTGAGGACCGCGCGGGAAACGGCGCAGGTCGGCAAGCGCCTTGGTGTGCAGCGCCTCAATCTACACGGAACGGGTCTGGGGGATGGCGGCCTGCCCGTTCAGCCAATTGACGTCGTTACTGGCACGATGTGGTTGAAAGCGCGCGACACGCTTTGCCGAATTGTGGACCTGGCCGAAGACGAGGGCGTGACATTCACTCTGGAAAACCTGAATCTGCCAGTCGATCATCCGGGCGTGCCATTCGGCCGCGCAGAAGACACCTTGGCTCTCGTTTCGGCTGTGAACCATCCGCGTCTGCGGCTCAATCTTGATCTCTATCACGCACAGATTGGCGAAGGGAATCTGATCGAGTTGTGCCGTAAGTCTCTGCCGTGGATTGGCGAAATTCAGGTCGCCGACGTCCCCGGACGGTGCGAACCCGGAACAGGTGAAGTGAACTGGCATGGCATCGCGAAAGCATTGAAGACGATGGGCTATTCCGGTCCGGTCGGCATGGAAGCCTTCGCCGCCGGCGACGCGGACGCCGCGCTCGAGGCCTTCCGCAACGCATTCACAGTTTGA
- a CDS encoding 3-methyl-2-oxobutanoate hydroxymethyltransferase: protein MGLYHTRPTVADIRAMKARGQKISMLYVTTLEEAKAAAAAGIDMLSIEGRFFSAEMREAAGNCFVQVGLPFGPFGNLATAEDYLREAFRFMAVGADCVYCAASLDIQKALCDNAVPVIAHVGLIPSQATWTGGFKAVGKTAESAKAVWDHVKRLEAIGCFGAELEVVPDRVGEVISKSTPMIMLGMGAGAGADAQYLFAEDVLGHTTGHKPRHAKTYRNFAAEFERLQQERVAAFKEFISDVETGAYPAPRHAVPITDAEFTRFRASIEA from the coding sequence ATGGGCCTCTATCACACCCGTCCGACTGTCGCTGACATCCGTGCCATGAAGGCGCGGGGCCAGAAGATCTCCATGCTCTATGTCACGACGCTCGAAGAAGCCAAGGCGGCCGCCGCCGCCGGCATCGACATGCTTTCGATCGAAGGGCGTTTCTTCAGCGCAGAAATGCGTGAGGCTGCCGGAAATTGCTTCGTCCAGGTGGGGCTGCCCTTCGGACCGTTCGGTAACCTCGCCACCGCCGAAGACTATCTGCGCGAGGCATTCCGCTTCATGGCGGTCGGCGCAGATTGTGTCTATTGCGCCGCCTCGCTCGATATCCAGAAAGCGCTTTGCGACAACGCCGTTCCGGTGATCGCGCATGTCGGCTTGATCCCCTCGCAAGCCACCTGGACGGGCGGCTTCAAGGCGGTCGGCAAAACTGCCGAGAGCGCCAAGGCGGTATGGGATCACGTGAAGCGGCTAGAAGCGATCGGCTGCTTCGGCGCGGAACTGGAAGTCGTTCCTGATCGCGTCGGTGAGGTGATCTCGAAGAGCACGCCGATGATCATGCTCGGTATGGGCGCGGGAGCCGGAGCCGACGCACAATACCTCTTCGCTGAGGACGTGCTCGGCCATACGACCGGCCACAAACCAAGGCACGCAAAGACCTATCGCAACTTCGCAGCCGAATTCGAGCGGCTGCAGCAGGAACGGGTGGCCGCCTTCAAGGAGTTCATCTCGGACGTCGAGACAGGCGCCTATCCAGCTCCGCGGCATGCCGTGCCTATAACAGACGCTGAGTTCACGCGCTTCCGGGCCAGCATCGAGGCTTAA
- the iolG gene encoding inositol 2-dehydrogenase has product MLKVGLLGAGRIGNVHAKAISSHPGSKLVAVSDVNMDAARKLAGQYGAEAKATDDIINDPSIDAVLVATSTDTHSDLIEAATAAGKAVLCEKPVDLSLERARACQKVAAKNGRPVMIGFNRRFDPNFAALKAAVDRGEIGKTELLSVTSFDPAPPPVSYVKVSGGLFRDMMIHDFDMACWLMGGLPETVTAVGSSIVDPEIGAAGDVDTAVVTLHFADGRIAVIKNSRRAVYGYDQRVELLGSEGLLSAGNVLENTVSKATKDGVASAKPEFFFLERYMRAYSAEWAAFVDAVNAGSALPVTLDDGVNALAVAEAATRSAKSGQSVSLASI; this is encoded by the coding sequence ATGCTCAAAGTTGGCCTCCTTGGCGCCGGCCGCATCGGCAACGTGCACGCAAAGGCAATCTCCTCGCATCCCGGCAGCAAGTTGGTTGCAGTCTCGGATGTCAACATGGACGCGGCGCGAAAGCTCGCAGGTCAATATGGGGCCGAGGCGAAAGCCACGGACGACATCATCAACGACCCGTCGATCGACGCTGTGCTCGTTGCCACGTCCACCGATACCCATTCTGACCTGATCGAAGCTGCGACAGCCGCCGGTAAGGCTGTGCTCTGCGAAAAGCCGGTCGACCTGAGCCTCGAGCGGGCACGCGCCTGCCAAAAGGTGGCAGCGAAAAACGGGCGTCCGGTCATGATCGGCTTCAACCGTCGCTTCGATCCTAATTTCGCGGCGCTCAAGGCTGCTGTCGATCGCGGCGAGATCGGAAAGACCGAGTTGTTGTCTGTGACGTCGTTCGATCCCGCGCCGCCGCCGGTTTCCTACGTCAAGGTGTCGGGCGGCTTGTTCCGCGACATGATGATCCACGACTTCGACATGGCGTGCTGGCTGATGGGCGGTTTGCCGGAGACGGTAACGGCAGTTGGAAGCTCGATTGTTGATCCAGAGATCGGTGCGGCCGGCGACGTGGATACCGCGGTGGTGACGCTGCATTTTGCGGACGGTCGGATCGCGGTCATCAAGAACAGCCGTCGCGCGGTCTATGGCTATGACCAGCGCGTTGAGCTGCTTGGCTCGGAGGGGCTTCTCTCGGCGGGCAACGTCCTTGAAAACACAGTTTCGAAGGCGACGAAGGACGGTGTCGCTTCCGCAAAGCCAGAGTTCTTTTTCCTGGAACGCTACATGCGCGCCTACTCTGCAGAGTGGGCAGCATTTGTGGACGCTGTCAACGCGGGATCGGCGCTGCCCGTCACGCTCGACGATGGCGTCAACGCGCTCGCCGTCGCGGAAGCTGCTACACGCTCGGCCAAGTCTGGTCAGAGTGTGAGTTTGGCAAGCATTTAA